The following nucleotide sequence is from Pseudomonas sp. S09G 359.
GGCGGTTAACCTAAGAACGAGTGGTGGTGCGGGTTATTTAGCGCGGGTCACGGCTTCAGAGCTCGCGAGCGACGCGGAACCCCAGCCAGTCACCGCGGGTGGTGGCCGGACGGTCGTTGCGATTGCCCGAGCGCGAGAAAATCGGGGCCTCGCCCCAGTCATTGCCGCGGATGTGGCGGGTTTCGCAGTTCTTGTCCTGCCAGGCACTGCCATCGGTCGGCGCGCCGACGTAACTGTCATGCCAGCAGTCGGCAACCCACTCGTAGACATTGCCATGCATGTCGTAGACCCCGAACGCGTTGGGGGCGTAGCTGCCGGCGGGGGAGGTGAAGCTGTAGCCGTCCTTGGGGCCGTAGGTATTGGCGTGCTGGCTGATGCCGTATTCGGTGTCCGGGTCCATGGGGAATGGGAACGGTCCGGTGCTGCCTGCGCGCGCGGCGTATTCGCGTTCGGCTTCGCTGAGCATCCGATAGTGCTGGCCGGTCTTTTTCGACAGCCAGGCGACGTAGTTCTGCACATCCTGGAAGTCCATGCACACCGCCGGTTGCTTGGGCCCCTGGGTATACGTGGGTTTACTGGCGGTGCAGGCGCGCCCAGGGCGGGTGTCGCCATCGGCAATCTTGACCCCGCTCTGGCGGATATAGGCATCCCACTCGCTGGCCTGGACCTGGAAACGGCTGATGGCAAAAGGTTTGGCGAAGGTCACGGTATGCAGGGGGCCTTCGTCCGGTTGGCGGCCCAGCTCATCGTCGGGCGTGCCCATGACAAAACTGCCAGCCGGTAATACCACCAGCTCCGGGCAGCCATCCTTGCAATCCTTGAACACCTTGCCAGGCACCGGTGCGGCAGCGTGGGCGCTGCCGGCGGCGAGGCCGGCAAGCATGACGCCCAGGGACAGGCGATAAAATGCGGTTCGAGACATGGTTTACAGCCTTTTCGTCAGTGTCAGGAAAGGATTCAGTATTTTTTCGTCAGCACGGCCACGGCGCGGTCAATCTCCTGCTCGGTGTTGAGCAGGCCGGGCGCGGTGCGCACCACCGGGCCGACATCGCGGTCCACGGCATCGACCACAATGCGGTTTTGATTCAGGTAGGC
It contains:
- a CDS encoding formylglycine-generating enzyme family protein, producing MLAGLAAGSAHAAAPVPGKVFKDCKDGCPELVVLPAGSFVMGTPDDELGRQPDEGPLHTVTFAKPFAISRFQVQASEWDAYIRQSGVKIADGDTRPGRACTASKPTYTQGPKQPAVCMDFQDVQNYVAWLSKKTGQHYRMLSEAEREYAARAGSTGPFPFPMDPDTEYGISQHANTYGPKDGYSFTSPAGSYAPNAFGVYDMHGNVYEWVADCWHDSYVGAPTDGSAWQDKNCETRHIRGNDWGEAPIFSRSGNRNDRPATTRGDWLGFRVAREL